One window of Leucoraja erinacea ecotype New England chromosome 14, Leri_hhj_1, whole genome shotgun sequence genomic DNA carries:
- the LOC129703327 gene encoding uncharacterized protein LOC129703327: MAEQRIHGLKRKFVKNTKFQEEYTSFLQNMINNDYAERIPMNQLYRDDGEIWYIPHHGVYHSKKGTLRVVFDCAAVFKGTSLNSELLQGPDLTNSLLGVLIKFRQEPIALMADIRAMFYQVKVTGKHIDYLRFLWWPEGDVQQDLVDYRMKVHLFGAVSSPSCANFALRKTAEDNTGYFPEEVISTLKNNFYVDDCLKSVSTELEAIQIVKHLTSLCNKGGFVLTKWVSNSRAVLESIPPDDRAEETKVMDLDKDNLPMERALGLHWCVETDVFKFKLSIQERPCTRRGILSVIGSVYDPLGFLAPFTLLAKLILQNLCREKLGWDESITQTSSHSWTEWLKDLQKMSTFKVDRCIKPKTIGNIGNAQLHHFSDASESGYGTVSYLRLQDVNKRVHVAFVMGKARVAPLKQMTIPRMELTAAVLAVKIDIMLKKELQFQLEESTFWTDSTTVLKYINNESKRFYDICCK; the protein is encoded by the coding sequence ATGGCTGAACAGCGTATTCATGGTTTGAAACGTAAATTTGTTAAGAACACGAAATTTCAAGAGGAATATACATCCTTCTTACAGAATATGATTAATAATGATTATGCTGAAAGGATACCAATGAATCAACTATATCGAGATGATGGAGAGATCTGGTATATTCCGCACCATGGGGTGTACCACTCGAAGAAAGGGAcattgagggtggtctttgactgcgCGGCAGTCTTTAAAGGGACATCACTTAACAGTGAAttactgcaaggtccagaccttacTAACTCGCTCCTTGGAGTTCTCATCAAATTTAGGCAAGAACCGatagctttgatggctgatatcagaGCAATGTTTTATCAAGTGAAAGTAACTGGTAAACATATTGATTATCTgcgattcttatggtggcctgaaggggatgTGCAGCAAGACCTTGTTGATTACCGAATGAAAGTACATCTTTTCGGAGCAgtgtcatctccaagttgtgcGAATTTCGCTTTGAGGAAAACCGCAGAGGATAATACAGGTTATttcccagaggaggtaatttccactttgaaaaataatttttatGTGGACGATTGCCTAAAATCCGTATCTACCGAGTTAGAGGCAATTCAAATAGTGAAGCACCTAACCtctctctgcaataagggaggatttgtACTTACCAAGTGGGTTAGCAACAGTCGTGCTGttttggaaagcattccaccagatgacaGAGCCGAAGAAACCAAGGTGATGGATTTAGACAAAGACAACTTGCCAATGGAAAGGGCACTGGGACTGCACTGGTGTGTGGAAACGGATGTGTTTAAGTTTAAATTGTCAATTCAGGAACGACCATGCACAAGAAGGGGTATCTTATCTGTGATTGGTTCAGTATATGATCCTTTGGGATTTCTGGCACCATTTACACTGCTAGCCAAGTTAATTTTACAGAATCTGTGTCGAGAAAAACTTGGTTGGGATGAGAGTATAACTCAAACATCCTCGCACAGTTGGACAGAATggttaaaagacctccaaaaaatgTCAACGTTTAAGGTAGATCGGTGTATAAAGCCTAAAACCATTGGTAATATCGGAAATGCGCAACTGCATCACTTTTCGGATGCCAGCGAAAGTGGTTATGGGACTGTTTCATACTTAAGACTACAAGATGTAAACAAAAGAGTGCATGTTGCATTCGtaatgggaaaagccagagtagcaccattgaagcaaatgacgattcccagaatggaacttacagcagcagtcttagctgtgaaaattgacataatgctgaaaaaggaactgcaatttcaactggaagaatctacCTTCTGGACCGATAGTACTACGGTTTTGAAATACATTAACAATGAAAGCAAACGTTTTTATGACATTTGTTGCAAATAG